The following coding sequences lie in one Melopsittacus undulatus isolate bMelUnd1 chromosome 9, bMelUnd1.mat.Z, whole genome shotgun sequence genomic window:
- the GATA2 gene encoding endothelial transcription factor GATA-2, producing MEVATDQPRWMAHHAVLNGQHPESHHPGLAHNYMEPAQLLPPDEVDVFFNHLDSQGNPYYANSAHARARVSYSQAHARLTGSQMCRPHLLHSPGIPWLDSSKAALSAHHHNPWTVNPFTKTPLHPSAAGAPGAISVYPGSSTSSTASASSLTPASHSGSHLFGFPPTPPKEVSPDPNSTSAASPSSSAGARQEDKDSIKYQVSLSEGMKMESASPLRSSLASMGAQPSTHHPIPTYPSYVPAAHDYSSSLFHPGSFLGGPASSFTPKPRSKARSCSEGRECVNCGATATPLWRRDGTGHYLCNACGLYHKMNGQNRPLIKPKRRLSAARRAGTCCANCQTTTTTLWRRNANGDPVCNACGLYYKLHNVNRPLTMKKEGIQTRNRKMSNKSKKSKKGSECFEELSKCMQEKSSPFSAAALASHMAPMGHLPPFSHSGHILPTPTPIHPSSSISFGHPHPSSMVTAMG from the exons ATGGAGGTGGCCACGGACCAGCCTCGCTGGATGGCCCACCACGCCGTGCTCAACGGGCAGCATCCCGAGAGCCACCACCCCGGACTGGCTCACAATTACATGGAACCAGCGCAGCTCCTACCTCCGGATGAAGTCGATGTCTTCTTCAACCACCTGGACTCCCAGGGCAATCCCTACTACGCCAATTCCGCCCATGCCCGGGCCAGGGTCTCCTACAGCCAGGCACACG CCCGCCTGACCGGGAGTCAGATGTGCCGGCCTCACCTTCTCCACAGCCCCGGGATTCCTTGGCTGGACAGCAGCAAGGCGGCACTGTCCGCCCATCACCACAACCCCTGGACCGTCAACCCCTTCACCAAGACCCCCCTGCACCCCTCGGCGGCTGGAGCACCCGGGGCCATCTCGGTGTACCCGGGCAGCAGCACATCCAGCACCGCCTCTGCCTCTTCGCTCACTCCGGCCTCGCACTCCGGCTCCCACCTCTTTGGCTTCCCCCCGACCCCTCCCAAGGAAGTGTCCCCGGACCCCAACTCCACCAGCGCTGCTTCCCCATCCTCCTCTGCCGGGGCCAGGCAGGAGGACAAAGACAGCATCAAGTACCAAGTCTCGCTGTCGGAGGGGATGAAGATGGAGAGTGCCAGTCCGCTGAGGAGCAGCCTTGCCAGCATGGGTGCCCAACCCTCAACCCACCACCCCATACCCACATACCCCTCCTATGTGCCAGCCGCACACGACTACAGCAGCAGCCTCTTCCACCCTGGCAGCTTCCTGGGGGGGCCCGCATCCAGCTTCACTCCCAAGCCACGGAGCAAGGCCAGGTCCTGTTCGG AAGGCAGAGAGTGTGTGAACTGTGGAGCAACTGCTACCCCTCTCTGGAGAAGAGACGGCACCGGGCACTACCTGTGTAACGCCTGCGGGCTCTACCACAAAATGAACGGTCAAAACCGACCTCTCATTAAACCCAAGCGAAGGCTG TCAGCGGCCAGGAGAGCAGGGACTTGCTGTGCCAACTGTCAGACAACCACCACAACCTTATGGCGACGTAATGCAAACGGGGACCCAGTTTGTAATGCCTGTGGACTCTACTATAAATTGCACAAT GTGAACAGGCCTCTGACCATGAAGAAGGAAGGGATTCAGACCAGGAATAGGAAAATGTCCAACAAatcaaagaaaagcaagaaaggtTCAGAGTGTTTTGAGGAACTGTCCAAGTGCATGCAGGAGAAATCCTCTCCCTTCAGCGCTGCTGCCCTTGCTAGTCACATGGCTCCCATGGGGCATTTGCCACCTTTCAGCCACTCTGGACACATCCTTCCGACACCTACCCCCATCCACCCATCTTCCAGCATCTCATTTGGACATCCACACCCATCCAGCATGGTTACAGCCATGGGATAA